From the bacterium genome, the window GCACAGACTGGTGCGACGACTGCGCCGGGTGTGGGAGTGATTTCATGATGGCAGGTTTAGAACATCTCGGTACTGATCTGGCATTTGACGAAGTTGGCGACTTGTTGGTATCCGCCAGTGGCGATCTCGCTTTGGTGTCGGGTCGAGACTGTCTGCTGCGCGATCTCGCCGATGCCTTGCGTACCCAACCGGGAGAATTGTTTCCGCATCCTGAATATGGTTGCGGTATGCTGGGCATGCTGGGTGCTAATGATACACCTCTCAACCGGACATTGGCACAGCGATTTATTACGAAAACACTGGAAAATGATCAACGGGTGAAACAGTCGACAATTCAAGTGGAACTGCTTTCATTCGGTAGCGAGGAAAAGACCTTCCAGGCACGTTTTGAAGCAGTCGGCGATAGCGAAACCCATACGCTGGTCTGGGGCTAT encodes:
- a CDS encoding GPW/gp25 family protein is translated as MMAGLEHLGTDLAFDEVGDLLVSASGDLALVSGRDCLLRDLADALRTQPGELFPHPEYGCGMLGMLGANDTPLNRTLAQRFITKTLENDQRVKQSTIQVELLSFGSEEKTFQARFEAVGDSETHTLVWGYGIKSIDDLKRNSIVV